The following coding sequences lie in one Saccopteryx bilineata isolate mSacBil1 chromosome X, mSacBil1_pri_phased_curated, whole genome shotgun sequence genomic window:
- the CCDC169 gene encoding coiled-coil domain-containing protein 169 gives MSVKSLVILLEKLEEEKCHPEHQVRHYSLKLEEVAKAHQKIKDECQICLTELSQVSGLHQISRRQQMGELHRMKENTVKAGRYKTRQLIRK, from the coding sequence ATGTCAGTGAAATCCTTAGTTATATTACTTGAaaaactagaagaagaaaaatgtcatCCTGAACATCAAGTGAGACACTATTCACTTAAACTGGAAGAAGTAGCAAAGGCTCATCAAAAGATCAAAGATGAATGCCAAATATGCCTAACTGAACTATCTCAGGTCTCCGGTTTACACCAAATTTCTAGAAGGCAACAGATGGGTGAACTCCATAGAATGAAAGAGAATACAGTGAAAGCAGGAAGATACAAGACAAGACAGTTAATCAGAAAATAG